In Festucalex cinctus isolate MCC-2025b chromosome 5, RoL_Fcin_1.0, whole genome shotgun sequence, a single genomic region encodes these proteins:
- the LOC144019778 gene encoding uncharacterized protein LOC144019778 encodes MKIHDTLASLCPRQIAKYCRHAKFCFVRKKSWHIKACQMITSEACMMNVLQGELHLPLVLLLQLSCVVMTATCTGDAVTTLRGNLRAAEKALCNLAVAEIDYVQYIFNGNPPPKYRHRSLDPIRGLTIPAGNSSSEVRAAVSAIGDHLERHLPPIVGYLTQQQRHREQLLGNISVFYQQFKDAVTLMALQQREADGEPTQTPSTTRTTTTEYRRPLVSSHGYQLKKDGLRIIYYIRKWVEDFTRLQPTCLRNELSLFFTD; translated from the exons ATGAAAATCCATGACACGTTAGCCTCGCTGTGCCCACGGCAAATTGCGAAATACTGTCGTCATgccaagttttgttttgttagaaaaaaatcttgGCATATAAAAGCTTGTCAAATGATAACGTCAGAAGCGTGCATGATGAATGTTCTGCAAGGTGAGCTGCATCTGCCACTTGTGCTTTTGTTGCAGCTGTCCTGCGTCGTGATGACGGCGACTTGCACTGGCGACGCGGTCACGACGCTGCGGGGGAACCTCAGGGCCGCGGAGAAGGCCCTGTGTAATTTAGCCGTGGCTGAAATAGATTAC GTGCAGTACATTTTCAATGGGAACCCGCCGCCGAAATATCGACACAGATCCCTGGACCCCATCCGGGGATTAACCATCCCGGCGGGGAACAGCAGCTCCGAGGTCCGAGCCGCCGTATCCGCCATCGGCGACCACCTGGAGCGACACCTGCCGCCCATCGTGGGGTACCTGACGCAGCAGCAGCGGCACCGAGAGCAGTTGCTGGGCAACATCAGCGTCTTCTACCAGCAGTTCAAGGACGCCGTGACTCTAATGGCGCTCCAGCAACGCGAGGCCGACGGCGAGCCGACGCAGACGCCGTCGACAACGAGAACGACGACGACAGAGTACCGGCGACCGCTCGTCAGCAGTCACGGCTACCAGTTGAAGAAAGATGGCCTCCGCATCATCTACTACATCCGAAAATGGGTGGAGGATTTCACCAGATTACAGCCCACCTGCCTGCGGAATGAACTCTCCTTATTTTTCACTGACTGA
- the LOC144018576 gene encoding leucine-rich repeat-containing protein 43-like, whose amino-acid sequence MSSVALSAVLDKHIRRLCLDQFPCGKGIWRKDGNGGEAEAVTQDTDTLLDLLSCPHSPWHHDEPWSPQAAALQRVAVMEPERLDADFVCSYFRKLRIVDKDVSVIDNYLLKFCNLQELVLSANRICEISAENLPRTLKVLELRANRLCTLGRLAISPPPRLQYLGLAANHLGSHRDVSQLTGKQWPELVCLDLSECDFQEQRPLLKALGTLPCLRTLVLEGNPFTLAPSYPGFAVDALPRLSYLDAAWIAPEERHRYRGMATMSHLLVDWASATVHVGMMRSVPDPLLDGDPDAPEFPVINYSYKISFVFFSHQTTVYREVVSSAPAKRQSQGQDQGQDQGAEQTQKKSVKLTVVVNAADGGQEKASASFESRYSTSPQQWAYCVDFGDVLTFVVRDLSGFKRFLQQGFRVSIEQEKILSWPAEPSDVNGEGAADKKGKKAKGKDKQKKSVELVADPPVTTVVASSHVSLQVLLCGRPRVDVLCDFGSLHKDPVTESSSITDESGTTDNKSKDESKKKGGTAGGGRAGNKKTPNAKGTRQGQGSEEHDADTPGAETATVELSVELKKWRHSSEVAPLTPANS is encoded by the exons ATGAGCTCGGTGGCGCTGTCGGCCGTTCTGGACAAGCACATTCGCCGCCTATGTCTCGACCAGTTCCCCTGCGGGAAAGGCATATGG CGGAAGGACGGCAACGGCGGCGAGGCGGAGGCGGTGACGCAGGACACGGACACGTTGCTGGACCTGCTGAGCTGCCCGCACTCGCCGTGGCACCACGACGAGCCGTGGAGCCCgcaggccgccgccctccagcGCGTGGCCGTGATGGAGCCCGAGCGACTCGACGCTGACTTCGTGTGCAGCTACTTCAGGAAGCTGCGCATCGTCGACAAGGAC GTGTCCGTGATTGACAACTATCTGCTGAAGTTCTGCAACCTGCAGGAACTTGTGCTCAGCGCCAACCGCATCTGCGAGATCTCTGCCGAGAACCTTCCCAGGACGCTCAAG GTGTTGGAGCTGCGCGCCAACCGGCTGTGCACACTGGGCCGCCTCGCCATCTCTCCACCCCCTCGCCTGCAGTACCTCGGCCTGGCCGCCAACCACCTGGGATCCCATCGAGACGTCAGTCAGCTCACAGGAAAACAATG GCCTGAGCTGGTGTGCCTGGACCTGAGTGAGTGTGACTTCCAGgagcagcgccccctgctgaAGGCGCTGGGCACGCTCCCGTGCCTGCGGACGCTGGTGCTGGAGGGCAACCCGTTCACGCTGGCGCCCTCGTACCCGGGCTTCGCAGTGGACGCCCTGCCCCGACTCTCCTACCTGGACGCGGCCTGGATCGCCCCCGAGGAGCGACACCGATACCGAGGGATGGCTACCATGAGCC ACCTTCTGGTGGACTGGGCGTCGGCCACGGTGCATGTGGGCATGATGCGGAGCGTCCCGGACCCGCTGCTGGACGGGGACCCCGACGCTCCCGAGTTCCCGGTCATCAACTACAGCTACAAGATCTCGTTCGTCTTCTTCAGTCACCAGACCACCGTCTACCGG GAAGTTGTGAGTAGCGCTCCGGCGAAACGTCAGAGTCAGGGTCAGGACCAGGGTCAGGACCAGGGCGCCGAACAAACTCAGAAGAAGAGTGTCAAACTGACTGTGGTGGTAAACGCCGCAGACGGCGGCCAAGAAAAAGCCTCCGCCTCCTTCG AGTCGAGATACAGCACGTCGCCTCAGCAGTGGGCGTACTGCGTCGACTTCGGAGACGTGCTCACGTTCGTTGTACGTGACCTGAGCGGCTTCAAGAGATTCCTCCAACAAGGATTTCGCGTTTCTATCGAGCAGGAAAAG ATCTTGTCATGGCCTGCGGAGCCCTCAGATGTCAACGGGGAAGGTGCCGCAGacaagaaagggaaaaaa GCCAAAGGCAAAGACAAGCAAAAGAAATCTGTGGAGCTGGTCGCAGACCCGCCTGTGACCACAGTGGTGGCATCCTCACACGTCTCCTTGCAAGTCCTTCTGTGTGGACGGCCAAGAGTGGACGTTCTCTGCGACTTTGGTTCTCTGCACAAGGATCCCGTGACAGAAAGTTCTTCCATTACAGATGAG AGCGGAACCACAGACAACAAATCCAAGGACGAGTCCAAGAAGAAAGGAGGAACAGCAGGAGGAGGGCGTGCTGGAAACAAGAAAACGCCAAACGCCAAAG GAACGCGGCAAGGTCAAGGCAGCGAGGAGCACGACGCAGACACGCCTGGAGCCGAGACCGCCACGGTGGAGCTTAGCGTGGAGCTGAAAAAGTGGCGGCACTCCTCCGAGGTGGCCCCGCTCACACCCGCCAACTCCTGA